In the Glycine max cultivar Williams 82 chromosome 6, Glycine_max_v4.0, whole genome shotgun sequence genome, NNNNNNNNNNNNNNNNNNNNNNNNNNNNNNNNNNNNNNNNNNNNNNNNNNNNNNNNNNNNNNNNNNNNNNNNNNNNNNNNNNNNNNNNNNNNNNNNNNNNNNNNNNNNNNNNNNNNNNNNNNNNNNNNNNNNNNNNNNNNNNNNNNNNNNNNNNNNNNNNNNNNNNNNNNNNNNNNNNNNNNNNNNNNNNNNNNNNNNNNNNNNNNNNNNNNNNNNNNNNNNNNNNNNNNNNNNNNNNNNNNNNNNNNNNNNNNNNNNNNNNNNNNNNNNNNNNNNNNNNNNNNNNNNNNNNNNNNNNNNNNNNNNNNNNNNNNNNNNNNNNNNNNNNNNNNNNNNNNNNNNNNNNNNNNNNNNNNNNNNNNNNNNNNNNNNNNNNNNNNNNNNNNNNNNNNNNNNNNNNNNNNNNNNNNNNNNNNNNNNNNNNNNNNNNNNNNNNNNNNNNNNNNNNNNNNNNNNNNNNNNNNNNNNNNNNNNNNNNNNNNNNNNNNNNNNNNNNNNNNNNNNNNNNNNNNNNNNNNNNNNNNNNNNNNNNNNNNNNNNNNNNNNNNNNNNNNNNNNNNNNNNNNNNNNNNNNNNNNNNNNNNNNNNNNNNNNNNNNNNNNNNNNNNNNNNNNNNNNNNNNNNNNNNNNNNNNNNNNNNNNNNNNNNNNNNNNNNNNNNNNNNNNNNNNNNNNNNNNNNNNNNNNNNNNNNNNNNNNNNNNNNNNNNNNNNNNNNNNNNNNNNNNNNNNNNNNNNNNNNNNNNNNNNNNNNNNNNNNNNNNNNNNNNNNNNNNNNNNNNNNNNNNNNNNNNNNNNNNNNNNNNNNNNNNNNNNNNNNNNNNNNNNNNNNNNNNNNNNNNNNNNNNNNNNNNNNNNNNNNNNNNNNNNNNNNNNNNNNNNNNNNNNNNNNNNNNNNNNNNNNNNNNNNNNNNNNNNNNNNNNNNNNNNNNNNNNNNNNNNNNNNNNNNNNNNNNNNNNNNNNNNNNNNNNNNNNNNNNNNNNNNNNNNNNNNNNNNNNNNNNNNNNNNNNNNNNNNNNNNNNNNNNNNNNNNNNNNNNNNNNNNNNNNNNNNNNNNNNNNNNNNNNNNNNNNNNNNNNNNNNNNNNNNNNNNNNNNNNNNNNNNNNNNNNNNNNNNNNNNNNNNNNNNNNNNNNNNNNNNNNNNNNNNNNNNNNNNNNNNNNNNNNNNNNNNNNNNNNNNNNNNNNNNNNNNNNNNNNNNNNNNNNNNNNNNNNNNNNNNNNNNNNNNNNNNNNNNNNNNNNNNNNNNNNNNNNNNNNNNNNNNNNNNNNNNNNNNNNNNNNNNNNNNNNNNNNNNNNNNNNNNNNNNNNNNNNNNNNNNNNNNNNNNNNNNNNNNNNNNNNNNNNNNNNNNNNNNNNNNNNNNNNNNNNNNNNNNNNNNNNNNNNNNNNNNNNNNNNNNNNNNNNNNNNNNNNNNNNNNNNNNNNNNNNNNNNNNNNNNNNNNNNNNNNNNNNNNNNNNNNNNNNNNNNNNNNNNNNNNNNNNNNNNNNNNNNNNNNNNNNNNNNNNNNNNNNNNNNNNNNNNNNNNNNNNNNNNNNNNNNNNNNNNNNNNNNNNNNNNNNNNNNNNNNNNNNNNNNNNNNNNNNNNNNNNNNNNNNNNNNNNNNNNNNNNNNNNNNNNNNNNNNNNNNNNNNNNNNNNNNNNNNNNNNNNNNNNNNNNNNNNNNNNNNNNNNNNNNNNNNNNNNNNNNNNNNNNNNNNNNNNNNNNNNNNNNNNNNNNNNNNNNNNNNNNNNNNNNNNNNNNNNNNNNNNNNNNNNNNNNNNNNNNNNNNNNNNNNNNNNNNNNNNNNNNNNNNNNNNNNNNNNNNNNNNNNNNNNNNNNNNNNNNNNNNNNNNNNNNNNNNNNNNNNNNNNNNNNNNNNNNNNNNNNNNNNNNNNNNNNNNNNNNNNNNNNNNNNNNNNNNNNNNNNNNNNNNNNNNNNNNNNNNNNNNNNNNNNNNNNNNNNNNNNNNNNNNNNNNNNNNNNNNNNNNNNNNNNNNNNNNNNNNNNNNNNNNNNNNNNNNNNNNNNNNNNNNNNNNNNNNNNNNNNNNNNNNNNNNNNNNNNNNNNNNNNNNNNNNNNNNNNNNNNNNNNNNNNNNNNNNNNNNNNNNNNNNNNNNNNNNNNNNNNNNNNNNNNNNNNNNNNNNNNNNNNNNNNNNNNNNNNNNNNNNNNNNNNNNNNNNNNNNNNNNNNNNNNNNNNNNNNNNNNNNNNNNNNNNNNNNNNNNNNNNNNNNNNNNNNNNNNNNNNNNNNNNNNNNNNNNNNNNNNNNNNNNNNNNNNNNNNNNNNNNNNNNNNNNNNNNNNNNNNNNNNNNNNNNNNNNNNNNNNNNNNNNNNNNNNNNNNNNNNNNNNNNNNNNNNNNNNNNNNNNNNNNNNNNNNNNNNNNNNNNNNNNNNNNNNNNNNNNNNNNNNNNNNNNNNNNNNNNNNNNNNNNNNNNNNNNNNNNNNNNNNNNNNNNNNNNNNNNNNNNNNNNNNNNNNNNNNNNNNNNNNNNNNNNNNNNNNNNNNNNNNNNNNNNNNNNNNNNNNNNNNNNNNNNNNNNNNNNNNNNNNNNNNNNNNNNNNNNNNNNNNNNNNNNNNNNNNNNNNNNNNNNNNNNNNNNNNNNNNNNNNNNNNNNNNNNNNNNNNNNNNNNNNNNNNNNNNNNNNNNNNNNNNNNNNNNNNNNNNNNNNNNNNNNNNNNNNNNNNNNNNNNNNNNNNNNNNNNNNNNNNNNNNNNNNNNNNNNNNNNNNNNNNNNNNNNNNNNNNNNNNNNNNNNNNNNNNNNNNNNNNNNNNNNNNNNNNNNNNNNNNNNNNNNNNNNNNNNNNNNNNNNNNNNNNNNNNNNNNNNNNNNNNNNNNNNNNNNNNNNNNNNNTAACATTATCTCTTATTATGGGTTGTTCAATAGTCATCTGTAAAAGAATTATTGATTAGTAAGGAATCATTGGATTCTATGTAacgtaaaaaaacattttaaatatctttttcgtGTGTgtaacactaaaaaaattatgtcagtATGACTCTAAGAAACACGTCAAAATGAGAGAACCAATTAATTGTTTGGATGCAACATATGCACCGAGGTGAGAATGAACCCTCCTTTTATAAATTTCACGCGAGTGAACAGTGTTTATTGAACCGTTCATGCTACAACTAAACACTAATATTCTAacacacaaaataataatttaacaaaattaatttaacatgtataataatttatgtaactaattcgtaaattaataataactaagcACTATtattctaaaacataaaataataatttaataaaaaaattaattttccatgtataataatttatctaactaagcggtaaattaataataactaaacactattgttctaaaacataaaataataatttaagaaaattaatttatcatgtataataatttatctaccTAAActgtaaattaataataactaacacTATTAttctaaaacacaaaataataatttaccaaaattaatttaacactaaaccataaattaataataactaagtgatattaaaaatgtaaaactaattaattattttcagcaAAGAAAAACAAGCTTTAGAACATGCCATTAGTTCACTTGTGCagcaaagaaaacaagaaaaagcacGCATCCTTGAAAATAGCATGCGTAGTGGTGTATTGTTCATGCAGCAAAGAAAAACAAGCTTTAGATCAGTAGTGTATTGTTCACTCACGTTAATGCAATGCATTGTTCACTCACATTACAACACTGAAATAGCAGGAAAAAACCGTCAAGGGAATAACTTTAGAACAATAATGCTGAAAACAAGCTTCATAGGCTCCAATAATTTACACCGTGAAGGTTGCACATGCATGAATAGAATAAAAGTAGTCATGAAGCATGCTTATACGGTCATTTATGGTGAAATGATTTATGATAGCATGGAATCTTGCCAGAAATAAAGTAGTCAAATTTAACTTATGTTGTAAACATGATTTATGATAGCATGGACCAACTTGCTTaagttgttaaattttttaaatgcttttttattatttgtagacatatttttgttatgtaacctttttttttcttttcgtaaatatgttttttcttttaaatttaatattttttacattttatttttattttaaataaaaaagttaaaaatatatttaaatatataataaataatattaagttgattttattagtatattttttgtgattttatttgatatgttattattttattttaatgttttattatttaaaacatgttatatatattttgaatatagtttactttaaatgtttcttatttaatgtttaaataatctcaataaaaattaaaaataacataattaatatattaatataaaacgcacaatacaaatgaaagaaaaacaaatgaaaatgacataatacataaagaaaaacataatgaacataattaatatattaatataaaacgcacaatacaaatgaaagaaataacataattaacatattttagtcATGTACTTGTTTGTATGGACAGTTAGTCCGATTATGTCCTTCACTTCTACATAATGAGCATTTCTTAGGCCTATTTGGAATTGGTTCATCCATCTCATTATGTATTCGAGTAGTGATCGGCTTGCCTGATGTCAATCTCGTTTCGAAGGATCAGACATAAAATACGAATCTAAATATTTGGCCATGTGTCTTCACTTCCAAGGGAATGAAAATGATGTTGATAaactttgaaaatgttttccaaCTTGTATACAGGGTCAACAAagtcatcataatttaaattgcaaAAAACACACGCTGCAATTGCATGCAAGCAAGGTAGTCGAAATGTTTGAAATTGTCCGCAATCACACGACCATTCATTCAATTTGACAGTGCATGCCATTGCTCGTCGATCAAGTCGCGTATTTGCAATTTCTTGAACCTCAAACTCCCTGTTTCTCGAACATACATGCGAACATAATGCGAGGTAGCAATGTGTTGATTTTCTTGCATCATGACATATACGTCTTTGGAGTACCTATGCCCTgcctttatcatattcatgattttgatgcCGTTAGTAACAAatgaatcatttattttattaaatgtttcattGACTAAGGCAGCAATAGGTAATGCTCGGGCTCCTTTCAAAACAGAATTCATACATTTAGCAAGGTTGGTAGTCATATGGTCATACTGTTTTCCTTTATCATACGCCTGAGTCCATTTACTCTTAGAAATTTGATCCAACTAATCTGCTGCTTGTGGAAACTTTGCTCGCATAGCGAGCAACTGAGCCTCAAATCGTAGTTTCCTCATCTCATACCATGTGCGAAAAGATAGAAAAATGAGTAATAaatttagagtgtgtttggatgaggaaatttaaaattttaaaaattttaaattttgataatttcaaatgcttcaatttaaattccttcatttctaaaattttatgtttggataaaaaattaaatttcttcatttttaaaattgtgtttggataaagaaattaaatttcttcattttttaaattttatattttaataaaacaattttttaataaaataattatttttttcaacagaGGAAGTGTCATTCAGGAGATTATTTTTTCAGCATAAAATTAAccgttaatattattttttcaactgaataatataaaattttaaattctaaaaaaaatttaataaaattttgaaaatcggaATTTACCGCGAAAAGGATtgagtaataaataaaaatgaatttcgtcaagtagagaaataaaaaaaagtaaaatgatacAACATCATTAGGTATGATACATagggtaaaaagaaaaaaaaaagtatgaaggAACTCAATCCAAAGCATTGGGACCAGCACAGGCCTTCAAAATAGGGCTCCAAATCCACTGCACCAAAAACTTCCGTCCATTCCTACCGTTAAGATTAAACGTTCTCCCTTCGTCGTCTTTCATAATGGAACCAATATAGCCGCCGCCACCACCCATTTCGTACAAGCCCTCGTACAAATCTTCGATCTCGGTGGGCGCGGTGGGGTCCTCGTCGGCGTACCACGCGTTCACGAGCGGGTTCGACGAGAGCTCCGCCAGCTTGTGCCCGATCACACTCACCATGTCGTCCACCTCGATGTCTCCGTTCGACAGTATGAGGTGGCCGGGGCCACCGCTACCTATGTACCCGGGGACGGCGAAGGGATAAGCGCAAACCTCAAGGCACTGTTTTTCGGAGTTCCCCACCCACGCGTAATTCAGAGAAAGTGTCATACAacacaaaagaatttcaaattctttcataaaataaaaggatttgaaaatgctaatatttaagttaactaaaatccctgatcaaaatactcaaatttcaatttctttttaattttttatccaaatatcttatttaattgaaaagtaattaaaattctttaaaaaattgaattacctTATTAAATTTCTCTATCCAAACGTACTATTAGTAAACATGTAATAAAGCAAGAATATGATGCATGAAATAGGAAGAAACATACCCATATTGattacttgtttttttaagtcaacatttttaaactgtttgttgaaatttgatGCAATGTGGGGAATGCAATACACAGACGAAACATCTGGTTCATTCCAACCAACACGTTCGGATTGTAAAGCTGCTAGCAAACTGGTTCCCCTGTCTGatataatacataaatttgGTTGCGGAGTAACATATCTTTGCAAATAATGCAAGAACCACATCCAAGCTTCTCTAGTCTCGCTCTCAACAACTGCAAAAGCAAGTGGAAAATTGTTCCTACTACAATCTTGTCTGATGGGAGTTAACAAAGTACCATGGTATTTGCCAGTTAAAAATGTCTCATCTAATTGCACAAGTGGCTTGCAATATTTGAAGCCTTCAATGCATGGATTAAAGTTGTGTGTTTAGGGTTTGGGGTTTAGGGCTTGGGGTTTGGAGTTTAGGATTTAGGGTTTGGTGATACTTGTGGTAAAGTTGTGTGTTAGGATTTAGGATACAATGAGAAGGATATTTGGACTATTAATGAGTTAGTTAATTAGAGGgttttattagatataaataggggaagaaggatATGAAatattctcttctattttctgttcttttcttatatttagtaaaattctttcttttcttcatcatttcaatTTTGTTCCTAACATTGTGAGGCTAGACTGATTAATCTGGGAAAGCAATGTAGCTAGGCTCATGTCTCTAGGAAAATCATTGGGCTAGATTATATCTAATCTTATAGTGCATGATTTGAACCAAAGAAGGCGGATCTGAGTAGTTGAGGTTATGAGTCaacaagaagagagagaaaatgaatcaaTGTGTCTTTCTCAAACTCCACCCATGTAGACTACAAGCGctagccaaaaaaataaatgagaaattgaATCCATGATTCTATGCCCTATATTTGCAATCACCTTTTTCTCCTTGTTgtctaaagtcacctaacaccTTTGAGATGAAGGTGGATTAAATGAGCCATGCCACATTCGTTTCAAACTATGTAAATGGATACTTGATAGTGAGGACCAAAAAGGTAAAGAATTGCAACTATAGGGACCAAAATGAGATGTTTTAAACTATACAGACTAAAAGGGAAAGTTATTACAACTATAGGAAACAAATGGGTAATTTCAATGTTTTCAAATAATGAGGTTAGCTCCATCTTTCAGGTTTTTCTGATCATCTTGATATGTGACTGATATTATCGTCTTTACTTTTTTGATCAATTTGTTTGCATTTGAACTAAACTCTATGTATTTGACTATTTGGATTTGGATTAGTACTTGGTATCTTTACTCATTCCaagatatttttctaaaattaaccgttaatattattttttcaactgaataatataaaattttaaattctaaaaaaaatttaataaaattttgaaaatcggaATTTACCGCGAAAAGGATtgagtaataaataaaaatgaatttcgtcaagtagagaaataaaaaaaagtaaaatgatacAACATCATTAGGTATGATACATagggtaaaaagaaaaaaaaaaagtatgaaggAACTCAATCCAAAGCATTGGGACCAGCACAGGCCTTCAAAATAGGGCTCCAAATCCACTGCACCAAAAAC is a window encoding:
- the LOC121175026 gene encoding protein EXORDIUM-like 5; translation: MTLSLNYAWVGNSEKQCLEVCAYPFAVPGYIGSGGPGHLILSNGDIEVDDMVSVIGHKLAELSSNPLVNAWYADEDPTAPTEIEDLYEGLYEMGGGGGYIGSIMKDDEGRTFNLNGRNGRKFLVQWIWSPILKACAGPNALD